A genomic stretch from Erigeron canadensis isolate Cc75 chromosome 9, C_canadensis_v1, whole genome shotgun sequence includes:
- the LOC122581705 gene encoding ras-related protein RABA5c-like gives MDSSDEEGGGEEYLFKVVIIGDSAVGKSNLLSRYARNEFNLHSKATIGVEFQTQSMEIEGKEVKAQIWDTAGQERFRAVTSAYYRGAVGALIVYDISRSGTFESVDRWLEELNTHSETTVARMLVGNKLDLENIRAVSVEDGKNLAEKHGLFFMETSALDSTNVKTAFEMVIREIYNNVSRKVLNSDSYKAELSVNRVTLSNNGDDGSKQGQSRYSCCS, from the exons ATGGATTCATCAGATGAAGAAGGAGGGGGTGAGGAGTACTTATTCAAAGTAGTAATAATAGGAGATTCAGCAGTTGGGAAATCAAACTTGTTATCAAGATATGCAAGAAATGAGTTCAATTTACATTCAAAGGCAACAATTGGTGTTGAATTTCAGACACAAAGTATGGAAATTGAGGGCAAAGAAGTAAAAGCACAGATTTGGGATACTGCTGGTCAAGAAAGATTTCGTGCTGTTACTTCTGCTTATTATAGAGGTGCTGTTGGTGCTTTGATTGTTTATGATATTTCTAGAAGTGGCACTTTTGAGAGTGTTGATAGGTGGCTTGAAGAACTTAATA CTCACTCAGAGACAACGGTGGCAAGGATGTTAGTGGGGAACAAATTGGATTTGGAGAACATCAGGGCTGTATCTGTGGAAGATGGCAAGAATCTTGCGGAGAAACATGGATTGTTTTTCATGGAAACATCAGCACTGGATTCCACCAATGTCAAAACAGCTTTCGAAATGGTTATCCGTGAGATTTACAACAACGTCAGTCGGAAAGTTTTGAATTCCGATTCATATAAAGCCGAGTTATCAGTTAATAGGGTGACTCTTTCAAACAATGGTGATGATGGTTCTAAGCAAGGTCAAAGCAGATATTCTTGTTGTTCTTGA